One window of the Camelina sativa cultivar DH55 chromosome 1, Cs, whole genome shotgun sequence genome contains the following:
- the LOC104729714 gene encoding probable pectate lyase 8 yields MAHVTKLILFASALLLATLFIGVSSSRSNETWHEHAVENPEEVAAMVDMSIRNSTERRRLGYFSCSTGNPIDDCWRCDRKWQLRRKRLADCSIGFGRNAIGGRDGRYYVVTNPNDDNPVNPIPGTLRHAVIQEEPLWIIFKRDMVITLKQELIMNSFKTIDGRGVNVHIANGACLTIQYVTNIIVHGIHIHDCKPTGNAMVRSSPSHYGWRSMADGDAISIFGSSHIWIDHNSLSNCADGLVDAVMSSTAITVSNNFFTHHNEVMLLGHSDSYTRDKVMQVTIAYNHFGEGLIQRMPRCRHGYFHVVNNDYTHWEMYAIGGSASPTINSQGNRFLAPTNPFAKEVTKREYTGQSKWKHWNWRSEGDLFLNGAFFTRSGAGAGANYARASSLSAKSSSLVGTMTSYSGALNCRAGRRC; encoded by the exons ATGGCTCATGTCACAAAACTTATTCTCTTTGCTTCTGCATTACTTCTAGCAACTCTCTTTATCGGCGTCAGTTCATCCAG GTCGAATGAAACATGGCATGAACATGCGGTTGAGAACCCAGAGGAAGTAGCTGCTATGGTGGACAT GAGCATACGAAACAGCACAGAGCGGAGACGGTTAGGTTACTTCTCCTGCTCCACCGGCAACCCAATCGACGATTGCTGGCGTTGCGACCGTAAATGGCAGCTCCGTCGCAAACGTTTAGCCGATTGCTCAATCGGATTCGGCCGCAACGCAATCGGAGGCCGAGACGGTCGTTACTACGTCGTAACCAACCCTAATGACGACAACCCGGTTAACCCCATACCGGGAACACTCCGTCACGCGGTGATCCAAGAGGAACCGCTATGGATCATCTTCAAACGCGACATGGTGATAACCTTGAAACAAGAGCTGATCATGAATAGCTTCAAAACCATCGACGGCCGTGGCGTCAATGTCCACATCGCTAATGGCGCTTGCCTCACGATTCAGTACGTCACGAACATTATCGTACACGGGATTCATATACATGACTGTAAGCCTACGGGTAACGCTATGGTTAGAAGCTCTCCGTCGCATTACGGGTGGAGATCGATGGCTGATGGTGACGCTATCTCGATTTTTGGGTCGAGTCATATTTGGATTGATCACAATTCGCTTTCTAATTGTGCTGATGGGCTTGTTGACGCTGTTATGAGCTCCACCGCCATTACTGTCTCCAACAATTTCTTCACCCATCACAATGAG GTTATGCTGTTGGGGCACAGTGATTCATACACAAGAGACAAGGTGATGCAAGTCACAATTGCTTACAACCATTTTGGTGAGGGTTTAATCCAGAGGATGCCGAG GTGTAGGCATGGATATTTCCATgtagttaacaatgactacACGCACTGGGAAATGTATGCAATTGGTGGTAGTGCTAGTCCCACCATCAACAGTCAGGGCAATCGATTTCTTGCTCCAACTAACCCATTTGCTAAGGAG GTTACTAAGAGAGAGTACACAGGACAATCGAAATGGAAGCACTGGAATTGGAGATCAGAAGGAGATCTTTTCTTAAACGGAGCGTTTTTCACACGTTCTGGAGCTGGAGCTGGAGCCAACTATGCTAGAGCTTCGAGTTTATCAGCCAAATCATCCTCACTTGTAGGCACAATGACCTCTTACTCGGGTGCTCTTAACTGCAGAGCCGGTCGTCGATGTTAA
- the LOC104729811 gene encoding sterol 3-beta-glucosyltransferase UGT80A2-like, giving the protein MPEISRAELSKVSSSSSSSSSSSDRASVKIEEIEGGVVIVSEELETNPKTVVASIADNTVAAESSSGGGNKSFSRVWTMPVEGSSSSERAESSTSTTTATTKQPSRLDKSKTERQQRVTHILAEDAAKIFDDKISAGKKLKLLNRIATVKHDGTVVFEVPADAIPQPIVVDHEESKNGVCGDESIDGVDLQYIPPMQIVMLIVGTRGDVQPFVAIAKRLQDYGHRVRLATHANFKEFVLTAGLEFYPLGGDPKVLAGYMVKNKGFLPSGPSEIPIQRNQMKDIIYSLLPACKEPDPDSGISFKADAIIANPPAYGHTHVAEALKIPIHVFFTMPWTPTSEFPHPLSRVKQPAGYRLSYQIVDSLIWLGIRDMVNDLRKKKLKLRPVTYLSGTQGSGSNIPHGYMWSPHLVPKPKDWGPQIDVVGFCFLDLASNYEPPAELVEWLEAGDKPIYIGFGSLPVQEPEKMTEIIVEALQRTKQRGIINKGWGGLGNLKEPKDFVYLLDNVPHDWLFPRCKAVVHHGGAGTTAAGLKASCPTTIVPFFGDQPFWGERVHARGVGPAPIPVDEFSLHKLEDAINFMIDDKVKSSAETLAEAMKDEDGVAGAVKAFFKHLPSTKQNVPDPVPEPAGFLSFRRCFGLS; this is encoded by the exons tcttcttcttcttcatcttcatcctcaagTTCCGACCGAGCTTCGGTTAAAATCGAGGAGATTGAAGGCGGCGTCGTCATTGTCTCTGAAGAACTTGAGACCAATCCAAAAACTGTTGTTGCCTCCATTGCTGATAACACCGTTGCTGCTGAATCTTCTTCAG GTGGTGGCAATAAAAGCTTTTCTCGAGTATGGACAATGCCAGTGGAAGGTTCATCAAGCAGTGAAAGGGCTgaatcatcaacatcaacaacaacagcaacaacaaagcAACCGTCTAGGTTAGATAAATCAAAGACTGAGAGGCAGCAAAGAGTTACTCACATTCTTGCTGAGGATGCTGCTAAGATCTTCGATGACAAAATCTCTGCTGGGAAGAAG cttaaATTGTTGAACCGTATAGCTACTGTGAAACATGATGGTACTGTTGTGTTTGAAGTTCCTGCAGATGCTATCCCTCAACCTATTGTTGTTGACCATGAAGAATCCAAAAACGGTGTCTGTGGTGATGAGTCTATCGACGGGGTTGACCTTCAATATATTCCTCCTATGCAAATCGTGATGCTGATTGTTGGGACACGCGGTGATGTTCAACCTTTTGTTGCAATAGCCAAACGGCTTCAG GACTATGGGCATCGAGTTAGACTTGCAACTCATGCTAATTTTAAAGAGTTCGTTTTGACTGCCGGACTGGAGTTCTATCCTCTAGGTGGAGATCCAAAAGTGCTAGCCGGTT ATATGGTTAAGAACAAGGGGTTTTTGCCATCAGGCCCTTCAGAGATCCCAATTCAACGAAACCAAATGAAAGACATCATATATTCTCTACTTCCAGCATGTAAAGAACCTGATCCTGATTCTGGGATTTCCTTTAAAGCTGATGCAATTATTGCCAATCCCCCAGCATATG GACATACCCATGTGGCAGAAGCACTGAAGATACCGATTCACGTATTTTTCACCATGCCATGGAC ACCTACAAGTGAATTTCCACACCCATTGTCACGTGTCAAACAACCAGCAGGATACAGA CTTTCGTATCAAATCGTCGACTCATTGATCTGGCTTGGAATAAGAGATATGGTAAATGACCTTaggaaaaagaaattgaaactaCGTCCTGTTACATATCTAAGTGGAACACAAGGATCTGGATCTAATATCCCACACGGATATATGTGGAGTCCTCACCTTGTCCCAAAGCCAAAAG aCTGGGGGCCTCAAATTGATGTTGTGGGATTTTGCTTTCTTGATCTTGCATCCAACTATGAACCTCCTGCAGAGCTTGTGGAATGGCTAGAAGCTGGTGACAAGCCCATATATATCGGCTTTGGTAGTCTG CCTGTGCAAGAACCAGAGAAAATGACAGAAATCATTGTGGAAGCACTTCAAAGAACTAAGCAGAGAGGAATCATCAACAAAGGCTGGGGTGGACTTGGAAACT TGAAAGAACCAAAAGACTTCGTTTACTTGTTGGATAATGTCCCACATGACTGGTTATTCCCGAGATGCAAGGCTGTG GTTCATCATGGTGGTGCTGGAACTACGGCTGCTGGTCTTAAAGCCTCG TGCCCAACTACAATCGTGCCTTTCTTTGGAGACCAACCTTTTTGGGGAGAACGAGTGCATGCTAGAGGTGTAGGTCCTGCACCAATCCCAGTTGATGAATTCTCACTTCATAAGCTTGAAGATGCCATAAACTTCATGATCGACGATAAG GTGAAGAGTAGTGCAGAGACGCTAGCAGAGGCGATGAAGGACGAGGATGGTGTGGCTGGAGCCGTGAAAGCTTTCTTTAAACATCTTCCGAGTACGAAACAGAACGTTCCAGATCCGGTCCCTGAACCTGCTGGATTTCTCTCTTTTAGAAGATGCTTTGGCT TGTCTTGA